In Chitinophagaceae bacterium, the DNA window TATAAGCATTTATTTATAAAAAAACACAAATAAAAAACTAATATTATCTACATATTTAAAAAATCTTTAATAAAAAAGTATATTATACCATATTATAAAATATGTACAACGTATTCCCATCAAGAACGCGTACGGTATTTTTATTTTTGAAAGAAAAAAGTTGAATACAGATACTTGGTTTTTGAGAAATAGTGTAAACATATTTTTTTTAATTAATTATTAATTTTATTTAATACCAAATTTAAAAATGAAAAGTAATTTTTTTGAATTAGTGAAAATGCTGTGTATTATAGCATCTATATCCTTTTCAGCCCAAGCACAGCTGACCGAATTTACAGGTAGTAGTTTTATACAACTATCGTATGCTACCAGTAGCTGGGGAGATATAGATAATGATGGAGATTTAGATCTCTTTATTTCTGGAGAAGACACTGTTAGAAGAAGATTGGTGAATGATACAACCAGGATAAGAACAGTAACAGCGAAACTCTATAGAAATGATGGAGGAACAAGCTTCTCTGCAATACCTAGCTCTGTACGAGGAGTAATGTACGGATCGAGTAATTTTTTAGATTACGATAATGATGGTAATCTTGACCTTTTTATAGTAGGCAGAAATGATGCTAGTTGGAGTGAAATCCCAAAGGGGGCAAGTAAGCTTTATGTAGCTTACCTTACTAATACCAGTATTGCATCACTCTATAAAGGAGATGGACAAGGAGGATTCAATGAAGTATTTCCAGGCACATTTAGAGGTGTACAAAACGGAGGAACAAGCGCCGTAGGAGACTACGATAATGATGGAGATGTGGATATTTTTGTTGCGGGAGCAAACCAATCGCAAGATTTGACAGCTCTCTTATATAGAAATGATGGAGAAATGGGTTTTTTTGTAGATACAAGACCAGAATTTTCCTCACTGAAAGTTGTAGGGCTCGCAGCAGCATCTTTTATAGATATAAATAAAGATGGATACTTGGACTTATTTTATTCAGGATATACCCAGGAATTTGGATCCAAGTCTTATCTTTATATTAATAACAATGGAGACGGTTATTCTTTAGCACAAGATTCATTAGGAGCTCCAGAGCCTGCGCTTGCTTTTGCTGACTATGATAAAAATGGAAGTATAGATAGATTTTTAGATGGAAATATAACTCAAGTGGCAACTGGCGTAGAACTCATAACTAACGTTTTAGATAGCATAGACGGATTTTATGGCGATAGCCTTTATAGAACAATTTATAAAAAATCCTTTTATAGAGATAGATTTTCAGATAGATTTCGATATAATAAAAATCGATTTTATAACGGAGTTACAAAAAAAGATTTTTCAATACCACGTGTATACGGTTCCCCAAGTGCTGTTTTTACAGATATTGATAATGACGGAAATATAGAACTGCTCATAGCTGGAATAGATACTTCTAATCAAACACCAATAACACATATTTATGAATACAATAATACAACATTTAGTAAGATATCATCAAATTTAGCAGGAGTATTCGGCTCTGATATAAGTATTGCCGATGTAAATAAAGATGGAAAGGTAGATGTATTATTATCAGGAATAAATAATAGAGGAAATAATATTACTAAATTATACATAAATACAGGAACTTCAACCAATACAGTACCTACAAAACCAATAGGATTAACTTTTATTTCAGATTCTTTGAAACTCAGATGGACTCCATCTACAGATGAGCAAGGAAATAATAATATTACTTATTCAGTAGAGGTAGATATTGCAGGCAGCATTACGGGAATACCAAAAATAACAACAAGAGGAGATTTTCAAACTCATTTTGCATATATCAATAAATTATCTTCGGGAGAATATTCTGCAAGAGTCCAAGCAATAGATTTAAATGGTGCAGGGTCTGAATGGTCTGATGAAGTCTTTTTTACTATATATAAACCATACACGTTCCCAGCTAAAGACATAAAAAAAAAGGGAAATACAATTTTTTATACTGCTACATGGAAAGAAGAACCAAATGCTACTTCTATTATAGTCCAAACTTCTAATAGTATGGATTTTGCAAATGCAAATAATACTACTGTAACAGGACTTACTTCTAAAAAAATTACTTTTTCTAATCTTGGTAATAGTACTTCTTTCTATTACAGAATACAAATAACAACAGGAAACGATACTTTTACATCTAATGTTCAAAGTTTTACACTAAAAACCATAGCAGAAACTTCGGTAGATGTCTTCACAGGAGTTGTAGCACCAGGAAGTACTTTTGGAGATTATGATAAAGATGGTGATTTAGATTTATTAGTAACAGGAGGATATGGAGAAAATAAAATATCTGCAAAACTCTATAAAAACGAGGGAGATGGAGAATATACAGAAGTATCGGATACCAATTTTGAAGCGGTAAAAAATGGATCTTCTAATATGATAGATATAGATAACGATGGCGACTTAGATATTTTCATAACAGGAGATAATGATACAACAGTAGGTCTCTTCGTAAACGGAAGTAGTAGGATTTCACAAGTATATAGAAATGATAGTAGAGGAGAAACCACTCTCTTTATACCTATTTTTACAGACGTGTTTGAAGGAGTAGGTCCTTCTAATAGCAATTTTACTGATTGGGATAACGATGGGGACTTAGATCTTTTCTTATTTGGTTTTAATGCTAATACTGAATCTATATCCAGAGTTTATCAGAATAATAGAACAGGATTTGAATTATTAAATATCCCGTTTAAAAAAATTCAAAGTATTACGAATAGTTCCACTATCACAGGAGATTATGACAATGACGGTGACTTAGATTTCTTGGTAACAACTGATATATTAAGAAAAGATGTTTCTGAAGTAGTCAACCCTGTTACATTACTGTATAGAAATGATGGAGGAACTGCTTTTGTAGAACAAACAGGAAGTAATTTCCCTTTCACTACTCTGATAGGAACATCAGCCGATTTTGGTGACTATAATAATGATGGATATTTAGATCTGATTGTGTCTGGAATGTTATTTAAAGATAGTATTATTAATATTAGCCGTATCCGTGCTCAGACAATTCTCTATACAAATAACCGAGGGTCAAGCTTTATAGCAGATACAACTACTTTTCAAGGGTTAGGGATTTATGACCCCGTAAATATTTTTGGAGACTTTAATAACGATGGATATTCTGACTTGCTTTTATCAGGGTCTAAATTTGATATTGATACAGCGTATGGACGAATTTCAAGAACACAAAGTACGCGTCTTTATTTTAATAATAGAGGAAGTTTTTCTCGAACAAATGTAGATTCTACTACTTTTGCAGGAG includes these proteins:
- a CDS encoding FG-GAP-like repeat-containing protein, with translation MKSNFFELVKMLCIIASISFSAQAQLTEFTGSSFIQLSYATSSWGDIDNDGDLDLFISGEDTVRRRLVNDTTRIRTVTAKLYRNDGGTSFSAIPSSVRGVMYGSSNFLDYDNDGNLDLFIVGRNDASWSEIPKGASKLYVAYLTNTSIASLYKGDGQGGFNEVFPGTFRGVQNGGTSAVGDYDNDGDVDIFVAGANQSQDLTALLYRNDGEMGFFVDTRPEFSSLKVVGLAAASFIDINKDGYLDLFYSGYTQEFGSKSYLYINNNGDGYSLAQDSLGAPEPALAFADYDKNGSIDRFLDGNITQVATGVELITNVLDSIDGFYGDSLYRTIYKKSFYRDRFSDRFRYNKNRFYNGVTKKDFSIPRVYGSPSAVFTDIDNDGNIELLIAGIDTSNQTPITHIYEYNNTTFSKISSNLAGVFGSDISIADVNKDGKVDVLLSGINNRGNNITKLYINTGTSTNTVPTKPIGLTFISDSLKLRWTPSTDEQGNNNITYSVEVDIAGSITGIPKITTRGDFQTHFAYINKLSSGEYSARVQAIDLNGAGSEWSDEVFFTIYKPYTFPAKDIKKKGNTIFYTATWKEEPNATSIIVQTSNSMDFANANNTTVTGLTSKKITFSNLGNSTSFYYRIQITTGNDTFTSNVQSFTLKTIAETSVDVFTGVVAPGSTFGDYDKDGDLDLLVTGGYGENKISAKLYKNEGDGEYTEVSDTNFEAVKNGSSNMIDIDNDGDLDIFITGDNDTTVGLFVNGSSRISQVYRNDSRGETTLFIPIFTDVFEGVGPSNSNFTDWDNDGDLDLFLFGFNANTESISRVYQNNRTGFELLNIPFKKIQSITNSSTITGDYDNDGDLDFLVTTDILRKDVSEVVNPVTLLYRNDGGTAFVEQTGSNFPFTTLIGTSADFGDYNNDGYLDLIVSGMLFKDSIINISRIRAQTILYTNNRGSSFIADTTTFQGLGIYDPVNIFGDFNNDGYSDLLLSGSKFDIDTAYGRISRTQSTRLYFNNRGSFSRTNVDSTTFAGVGTRASVNFGDIDNDDDLDIFVAGYNSLLGPIAKMYHNNGTVFNTKPGVVILNDVANITEASIPANGTIPVRFSWTPSVDANQTNGLSYNIYVGEKTNKNSIVSSNSDMSVTKSGMRSVVSRGSIQGTSYTLSLSLQKGKKYYWSVQAIDASFAGGEWAQEDSFEIGNISNKMNQIITFTTIPTQTFSGTNITIPLFATSTSGLLVSFSSANTFVSVSGNTLTIRGGGTAVITAYQEGNEIYNAATPTNQNVVVNGNLLNQLTSIEKNNSLIKIYPNPVKNGFYIEVDKTLVDKKYYQLMSMNGQKVINGYFTDSRIQIPTIKPGYYILLVFDNYGGLLQKEKIKIE